The Sphingobacterium bambusae genome includes a window with the following:
- a CDS encoding ROK family protein, translated as MNLTNELIRQLYYSDGLSVAELSAYTGKSIPKVTSELNKLLAKQLLVEDGFAASTGGRRAMRYSLCENHLPSIVAIAIDQFYTSIAILDAKNIELVPTKKINTDIYHDKEAFARIIAKTKEQLSHLPEEKKQYCIVGVTMPGFVDSEKGINQSFPSSSPFHKIKENVQRSLGYPTSVANDSSAIAIAEHKFGNGQGCADLLVINFNWGVGLGMIIGNNLYRGHSGYAGEFSHIPLANSQKLCSCGKKGCLEVEASLVSMLETINHALVEGQASCLQALVAAKGELVLEDVISAFGQGDQVALVAVKHIMHMLGKGLSTLIHIMNPERIIVSGKAVGFGDGLLPALFSSIQEYCIPRLSRLTDISVSKLPHTQIIASACIAMQQTIHVHPKLIHNNIQQL; from the coding sequence ATGAATTTGACAAACGAACTAATCAGGCAATTGTATTATTCCGACGGCTTATCGGTCGCCGAATTAAGCGCATATACAGGAAAAAGCATTCCGAAGGTAACCAGCGAATTGAATAAGCTCTTGGCTAAACAATTGTTGGTTGAAGACGGTTTTGCCGCCTCTACAGGAGGACGACGGGCTATGCGGTATTCGCTCTGTGAAAATCATTTGCCGAGTATTGTCGCTATAGCCATAGATCAGTTTTATACATCCATTGCCATATTGGATGCTAAAAATATCGAACTAGTCCCTACAAAAAAGATCAATACCGATATCTATCACGATAAAGAAGCATTTGCTCGCATAATAGCGAAAACGAAAGAACAACTGTCGCATTTACCGGAAGAAAAAAAACAATATTGCATTGTTGGTGTAACCATGCCAGGTTTTGTCGACAGTGAAAAAGGTATCAACCAATCGTTCCCCTCTAGCTCACCCTTTCATAAGATCAAAGAAAATGTGCAACGTTCGTTAGGGTATCCGACATCGGTAGCCAATGATTCCAGTGCCATCGCTATTGCTGAGCATAAGTTTGGCAACGGGCAAGGATGCGCGGATCTTTTGGTTATTAACTTTAATTGGGGGGTTGGGCTAGGAATGATCATTGGAAACAATTTGTACAGAGGACATAGTGGTTATGCCGGAGAGTTTAGTCATATTCCGCTTGCCAATAGCCAAAAGCTATGTTCCTGTGGCAAAAAGGGCTGTCTAGAAGTGGAGGCTTCTTTGGTTAGCATGCTCGAGACTATCAACCATGCACTTGTCGAAGGGCAGGCGTCTTGCCTGCAGGCTCTTGTCGCAGCAAAGGGAGAGCTGGTCTTGGAAGATGTTATCTCCGCTTTCGGGCAAGGTGATCAGGTCGCTCTGGTTGCTGTTAAACATATTATGCACATGTTAGGAAAGGGGCTTTCCACGCTGATCCATATTATGAATCCCGAGCGTATTATCGTGAGCGGCAAAGCTGTGGGCTTTGGCGATGGACTTCTTCCTGCATTATTTTCCTCGATTCAAGAATACTGTATTCCTCGTCTATCTCGATTGACCGATATTTCGGTTTCTAAACTACCCCATACACAGATTATTGCAAGTGCCTGCATCGCGATGCAGCAAACCATACATGTACATCCGAAACTAATACACAATAATATACAACAACTATGA